In Vibrio japonicus, one DNA window encodes the following:
- the leuB gene encoding 3-isopropylmalate dehydrogenase, translating to MTDKTYKIAVLPGDGIGPEVMEQAHKVLNAVETKHGISFEREEHDVGGIAIDNHGCPLPESTVKACEEADAVLFGSVGGPKWEHLPPNDQPERGALLPLRKHFQLFCNLRPAQIHTGLEAFSPLRADISQRGFDIVVVRELTGGIYFGQPKGREGEGANEKAFDTEVYHRFEIERIAKIAFESARLRSKKVCSIDKANVLQSSILWREVVEEIAKDYPDVELSHMYIDNATMQLIKDPAQFDVMLCSNIFGDIISDECAMITGSMGMLPSASLNESKFGLYEPAGGSAPDIAGKNIANPVAQILSAALMLRYSLGEEEAAQDIESAVSKALSAGELTADLAGDKPALSTSEMGDKIAEYILNS from the coding sequence ATGACAGACAAAACGTATAAGATTGCCGTTCTACCAGGAGACGGTATTGGCCCAGAAGTAATGGAGCAAGCGCATAAGGTGCTGAATGCGGTCGAAACTAAACACGGTATTTCTTTCGAGCGTGAAGAGCATGATGTCGGTGGTATTGCGATTGATAACCATGGCTGTCCACTTCCAGAGAGCACAGTAAAAGCCTGCGAAGAAGCCGATGCCGTACTTTTCGGTTCGGTTGGTGGTCCAAAATGGGAACATCTTCCACCAAATGACCAACCTGAACGCGGTGCACTATTACCATTGCGTAAGCACTTCCAACTATTTTGCAACCTACGCCCAGCCCAAATCCATACAGGTTTAGAAGCGTTTTCTCCTCTACGTGCAGATATTTCCCAGCGCGGTTTCGATATCGTTGTGGTTCGTGAACTAACAGGTGGTATTTACTTCGGTCAACCGAAAGGCCGTGAAGGTGAAGGGGCGAATGAAAAAGCGTTCGATACTGAGGTTTACCACCGTTTTGAAATCGAGCGTATTGCTAAAATTGCTTTCGAATCAGCGCGCCTACGCAGTAAGAAAGTCTGCTCTATCGACAAAGCGAACGTTCTTCAGAGCTCTATTCTATGGCGTGAAGTGGTTGAAGAGATCGCCAAAGACTACCCAGATGTAGAGCTGTCTCATATGTACATTGATAACGCGACGATGCAGCTAATCAAAGATCCTGCACAGTTTGATGTGATGCTATGTTCAAATATCTTCGGCGACATCATTTCTGACGAATGCGCAATGATCACTGGCTCCATGGGCATGCTACCTTCAGCAAGCCTTAATGAGAGCAAGTTTGGTTTGTATGAGCCAGCAGGTGGCAGCGCGCCAGATATCGCAGGCAAAAACATCGCGAACCCTGTTGCACAAATTCTATCTGCAGCTCTAATGCTACGTTACAGCTTAGGTGAAGAAGAGGCAGCTCAAGATATCGAATCTGCCGTTTCAAAAGCACTTTCTGCAGGTGAGCTTACTGCGGATCTAGCGGGAGACAAACCAGCGCTATCGACTTCAGAAATGGGTGACAAGATCGCTGAGTACATTTTGAACTCGTAA
- the leuA gene encoding 2-isopropylmalate synthase, translating into MNDQVIIFDTTLRDGEQALSASLTVKEKLQIAYALERLGVDVIEAGFPISSPGDFESVQTIAKNIKNSRVCALSRAVAKDIDAAAEALKVADQFRIHTFLATSTIHVQDKLRRSYDDVVEMAVNAVKHARNYTDDVEFSCEDAGRTPIDNLCRMVEAAINAGATTVNIPDTVGYTVPSEFGGIIQTLFNRVPNIDKAIISVHCHDDLGMSVANSIAAVQAGARQIEGTINGIGERAGNCSLEEIAMIIKTRQEILGVHTGIKHEEIHRTSKLVSQLCNMPIQSNKAIVGANAFSHSSGIHQDGMLKNKNTYEIMTPESIGLKNQALNLTSRSGRAAVKSHMDSMGYKEDEYNLDALYTDFLKLADRKGQVFDYDLEALMHFSNLREEDDYYKLNYLSVQSGSVMATTSIKIQCGDEEKCEAAVGNGPVDALYQCIYRVTGYDIVLDKFDLTAKGEGEDGLGQADIIANYKGRKYHGTGVSTDIVEASGQALLHVINSIHRADQIAVIKQKKIATV; encoded by the coding sequence ATGAACGATCAAGTCATTATTTTCGACACCACATTGCGTGATGGCGAACAAGCGTTGTCAGCAAGCTTGACAGTTAAAGAGAAACTGCAGATTGCCTATGCGCTTGAAAGGCTCGGCGTTGATGTCATCGAAGCGGGTTTCCCTATCTCTTCACCAGGTGATTTCGAATCTGTACAAACCATCGCTAAGAACATTAAGAACAGCCGGGTGTGTGCCCTTTCGCGTGCCGTTGCGAAAGATATTGATGCAGCCGCTGAAGCATTGAAAGTTGCTGACCAATTCCGAATCCACACGTTTTTAGCGACATCTACTATCCACGTCCAAGATAAGCTTCGTCGCAGCTATGACGATGTGGTCGAAATGGCGGTAAACGCGGTTAAACATGCGCGTAATTATACAGACGATGTAGAGTTTTCTTGCGAAGATGCTGGTCGTACACCAATCGACAACCTATGTCGTATGGTAGAAGCTGCCATTAATGCAGGTGCTACAACGGTGAATATCCCTGATACCGTGGGCTACACTGTCCCAAGCGAATTTGGCGGCATAATTCAAACTCTATTCAACCGTGTTCCAAATATTGATAAAGCCATTATCTCTGTGCACTGCCACGATGACTTGGGTATGTCGGTAGCAAACTCAATCGCTGCGGTTCAGGCTGGCGCACGTCAAATCGAAGGCACGATCAACGGTATCGGTGAACGCGCTGGTAACTGTTCTCTAGAAGAAATCGCAATGATCATCAAGACTCGTCAAGAGATCTTGGGCGTTCATACTGGCATTAAACACGAAGAGATCCACCGTACCAGTAAGCTGGTCAGCCAACTGTGTAACATGCCAATTCAAAGCAATAAAGCGATCGTCGGTGCCAACGCATTTAGTCACTCTTCAGGCATCCACCAAGATGGCATGCTGAAGAACAAAAACACTTATGAAATCATGACACCTGAGTCTATTGGACTTAAGAACCAAGCGCTAAACCTAACTAGCCGCTCAGGCCGCGCTGCCGTTAAGAGTCATATGGATTCCATGGGTTACAAAGAAGACGAATACAACCTAGATGCTCTATACACAGACTTCTTAAAGCTAGCCGATCGCAAAGGGCAAGTATTCGATTACGATCTTGAAGCTTTGATGCACTTCTCTAACCTTCGTGAAGAAGACGACTACTACAAGTTGAACTATCTAAGCGTTCAGTCTGGTAGCGTGATGGCAACAACCAGCATTAAGATTCAATGTGGTGACGAAGAGAAATGTGAAGCGGCTGTCGGTAACGGTCCTGTCGATGCGCTTTACCAATGTATCTATCGTGTAACAGGTTATGATATTGTGTTGGACAAGTTTGATCTCACGGCAAAAGGTGAAGGTGAAGACGGTCTGGGTCAGGCTGATATTATCGCCAACTATAAAGGCCGTAAGTACCACGGTACGGGGGTTTCAACCGATATCGTTGAAGCTTCAGGCCAAGCACTACTGCACGTAATTAACAGCATCCATCGTGCAGACCAAATCGCCGTGATAAAACAAAAGAAAATCGCAACAGTATAA
- a CDS encoding ABC transporter ATP-binding protein, with protein MKLIPIFSGVRKYWLLTLIGVGVSIAIANIASVMLLKSLWQADSFTHLVFGFAAIGILVFILSIAEGYCAEKLGQNYVKAIRCQLYQGLLSAPSYLAPKRVGVVMSRLITDSNQIKNWASIGIPKLTIHSISTCGLAIFLCLNWGKLGWIAMGLIAVYSLSMAVLTPRMYRLALEIRRDRGRLSGFLGETIIASRTIDQFNLLNRETRRLARHSDRLASSSVSQTIFSAASRHLSTLIAQTMTLLVLVLFLWENTLPNQELAVVMLTLGLLFNSLKQLNISWNYAITFYAAKVRLEFALNNAAPTQPEKETRLRAQCGHSIHLKNIQLTKNSEPISRTINAGSAVHIANSEEAEILVDVLSKHRLPIAGRVTISGRRLEWLSQHSINKSIVTISRSSHLLRGTVNSNLKTSNAKNELRDDLLAHFELHNEIINESITELGSNVSSEMYAKLLLIKSLLRLPGLLIISHPDICANSSLMEKVLMWQTQTGVTLMIIGMVSQNVSEKLQYVDIEEINTDRIRNIEPSKLNVREKN; from the coding sequence ATGAAGTTAATTCCAATCTTTTCTGGCGTTCGTAAATACTGGCTTCTGACTCTAATTGGCGTCGGAGTCAGTATTGCCATCGCCAATATTGCTTCAGTGATGCTGCTCAAAAGCCTGTGGCAAGCGGACTCATTTACTCATCTTGTATTCGGGTTTGCCGCCATCGGCATTCTGGTATTCATCCTTTCCATTGCCGAAGGTTATTGTGCGGAAAAGCTCGGCCAAAACTACGTCAAAGCCATACGTTGTCAGCTGTATCAAGGGCTACTAAGCGCGCCAAGTTACCTTGCGCCAAAACGCGTTGGCGTGGTGATGAGCAGACTCATTACCGACAGTAATCAGATAAAAAACTGGGCCTCAATCGGAATACCTAAACTAACAATTCATTCCATTTCGACATGTGGGTTAGCTATATTTTTGTGCCTAAATTGGGGAAAACTGGGATGGATAGCAATGGGTCTGATCGCGGTTTACTCGCTCTCTATGGCGGTGTTGACGCCTAGAATGTATAGACTCGCGCTAGAAATTAGACGAGACAGAGGCAGACTAAGCGGCTTTCTGGGAGAAACTATTATTGCCAGCCGGACGATTGATCAATTTAACCTACTTAACCGAGAAACAAGGCGCTTGGCTCGTCATAGCGATAGACTGGCTAGCAGCTCTGTATCTCAAACGATTTTCAGTGCGGCTTCACGCCACCTCAGCACTCTTATCGCCCAAACAATGACGCTTCTTGTACTAGTTTTGTTCCTATGGGAGAACACGCTACCTAACCAAGAGCTGGCGGTTGTGATGCTGACTCTTGGATTACTTTTCAATTCACTTAAACAACTTAATATCAGTTGGAATTACGCCATTACGTTTTACGCGGCAAAAGTTCGACTCGAATTCGCACTGAACAACGCAGCACCAACACAACCAGAAAAAGAGACTAGGCTGAGAGCTCAATGCGGTCACTCTATTCACCTGAAAAACATACAGCTTACTAAAAATTCTGAACCAATCAGTCGGACTATCAATGCGGGTTCTGCCGTCCACATAGCAAATAGTGAGGAAGCCGAAATATTGGTCGATGTTCTCTCTAAACATCGGTTACCGATTGCAGGGCGAGTCACTATTTCAGGACGACGGCTAGAGTGGCTTTCGCAACACAGTATAAACAAAAGTATCGTGACGATAAGTCGCTCCAGCCACCTTTTGCGAGGAACGGTAAACTCTAACTTAAAAACATCCAATGCGAAAAATGAACTACGAGATGATCTTTTGGCTCATTTTGAGTTACACAACGAAATCATCAATGAAAGTATTACTGAGCTCGGAAGCAATGTATCGTCCGAAATGTATGCCAAACTGCTACTCATTAAGTCACTTTTGCGCCTGCCAGGATTGCTCATCATCTCTCATCCAGATATTTGTGCAAATTCATCGTTGATGGAGAAAGTCCTGATGTGGCAAACGCAAACGGGGGTCACTCTCATGATTATCGGCATGGTATCCCAAAACGTATCAGAGAAACTGCAATACGTTGATATAGAAGAAATAAATACAGACAGAATACGAAATATTGAACCGAGCAAACTTAACGTTCGGGAAAAAAATTGA
- a CDS encoding molybdopterin guanine dinucleotide synthesis B family protein, translating into MNITTSKKRLMAAKQSFVTRRVAKESMESLIEDLSYSPKAGDLILAKVNLIGHHTRTERVDGRKAKLFEGDEVILAYGNRYAPDQFEAVIPEDLSPCHMVAAGGIAAKALSWHAKIELPTEITPIGLIADKNGKVINLSDYSVPNALSVPNVPNVTVVGTSMNAGKTTTAAHIIHGLTKAGYQVGAMKVTGTGAGGDLWLMQDAGAKSAVDFTDAGFPTSFKVDESELMGIVKKLSQALVNQGCDAIVVEIADGVYQKETRALLQNPEYKSLFKSVVFTARESLGATAGAQWLKSEGYHVPAISGMICCSPLAAREAAHQVQLPILDLEQLVNPETAESLLSLAQSFSATA; encoded by the coding sequence ATGAACATTACTACTTCTAAGAAACGTCTTATGGCAGCTAAACAATCATTCGTTACTCGCCGCGTAGCAAAAGAGTCGATGGAAAGCCTAATAGAAGACTTGAGCTATTCCCCAAAGGCTGGCGACCTTATCCTGGCGAAAGTTAACTTGATTGGACACCACACTCGTACGGAGCGTGTCGATGGTCGAAAAGCCAAACTATTTGAAGGCGATGAAGTGATTCTTGCTTATGGTAATCGTTACGCTCCTGATCAGTTTGAAGCTGTGATTCCTGAAGATTTGTCGCCATGTCACATGGTCGCTGCTGGCGGTATCGCAGCAAAAGCCTTGTCTTGGCACGCAAAAATTGAGCTCCCAACGGAAATTACGCCGATTGGACTGATCGCCGATAAAAACGGCAAGGTCATTAACCTTTCGGATTACTCCGTTCCAAATGCTCTATCAGTACCTAACGTGCCAAATGTCACGGTGGTAGGAACGTCGATGAATGCGGGTAAAACAACAACGGCGGCTCACATTATTCATGGCTTAACGAAAGCAGGCTATCAGGTCGGTGCGATGAAAGTGACAGGTACTGGTGCAGGTGGAGATTTGTGGTTGATGCAAGACGCAGGTGCGAAAAGTGCGGTTGACTTTACGGATGCTGGATTCCCGACATCATTTAAAGTCGACGAATCTGAACTTATGGGTATTGTGAAGAAACTCTCTCAAGCGCTTGTAAACCAAGGCTGCGATGCCATTGTGGTAGAGATCGCCGACGGTGTATACCAAAAAGAAACGCGCGCACTGCTGCAAAACCCAGAATACAAATCACTGTTTAAGAGTGTAGTGTTTACGGCCAGAGAATCTCTCGGCGCAACCGCTGGGGCGCAGTGGTTAAAGAGTGAGGGTTATCATGTGCCAGCCATCAGCGGAATGATCTGTTGCTCACCACTTGCAGCGCGCGAGGCCGCTCATCAGGTTCAGTTGCCGATCCTTGATCTCGAACAACTAGTGAACCCGGAGACAGCTGAATCACTACTATCACTCGCTCAATCTTTCAGCGCGACCGCATGA
- a CDS encoding response regulator transcription factor — protein sequence MRALVVEDNIQAAEQISRALSSHGFAVDMTHDGNDAWFQGDTEDYDIAILDLGLPGKDGLSVLTEWRRAGNKMPVIILTARDTWREKVTGLRTGADDYLVKPFEMEELLARVEALVRRSNGHASAILTCGELELDSTSQRVSLSGVHLDLTSLEYRLISYLMNHQGEVVSKATLTEHLYQMDYEHNSNVIEVLVNRVRKKMGTQQIQTRRGQGYQLNEIG from the coding sequence ATGAGAGCACTAGTAGTTGAAGATAATATTCAGGCAGCGGAGCAAATTTCCCGAGCACTGAGTAGCCATGGCTTTGCGGTAGATATGACCCATGATGGAAACGATGCTTGGTTTCAGGGAGATACCGAAGATTATGATATTGCTATTTTGGATTTAGGTTTACCAGGTAAAGATGGCTTAAGTGTTTTGACCGAATGGAGAAGAGCTGGGAATAAAATGCCAGTGATTATCCTGACCGCCCGGGATACGTGGCGAGAAAAAGTCACAGGGCTGAGAACAGGTGCAGATGACTACTTGGTCAAACCCTTTGAAATGGAAGAGTTATTGGCGAGGGTCGAAGCGTTAGTTCGGCGATCAAATGGCCACGCAAGCGCGATCTTGACCTGTGGTGAATTGGAGTTAGATTCAACCTCACAGCGTGTGTCTTTATCTGGAGTGCACCTAGATTTAACGTCTCTTGAATATCGTTTGATTTCGTACCTCATGAATCATCAAGGTGAAGTCGTTTCTAAAGCCACACTTACCGAGCACCTTTATCAAATGGATTACGAGCACAACTCCAATGTGATTGAAGTGCTAGTGAACAGAGTGCGTAAGAAAATGGGCACTCAACAAATTCAAACTCGCAGAGGCCAAGGATACCAATTGAATGAAATTGGCTAG